The DNA sequence AGAAGAGAACCAGTTTTCCTCGCCTTAATAGTCTAGTGGGTTTATTTCGTTTATTAAACCTTtactgtttttttctttatcagttttttattcattttcattaGAATAAAGCAGAAGGATGGCTCTGGTCCGTCTCTGGTAAGGAAAGGACTCATATATTGAAGGATTTATAAAGAAAAGAACGGGAAAAGTTATCtataacaaaactattaatCTAGAAGCTACAAGTTCAAACACCAAAAGAGGGTAAATTAATCTAGAAGCTAACCTAACACCAAAATTGAGCTTAAGATATACAATTATCGGTCTCCTACCCAACTATTAAGACAAGAGAGAAAGGACaagggaagaaaaagaaaaatatcaaatacttgaaaattgaaaactatttacaattggctaaacattaaaaaaaaattacagttaGCAGAAGGGGGAAAAAACAGCCTGACAAATGACAGTGCTCATACAATCCAGTAAGTCAATTTTAAGCATTCGGGAGTTTGACCTCCCTCCAAAAGGGTCTTCGATCTACACGTCCTTTCAATAACTTCAGACTAgctatcaattataatttttctcattAAAAAGTTCAAATGAGCTCTTatgatattttcaaattaaaaaatatgaagcCAATGTTACAGATCAACGTAGGAAAGAATtagaaagttaaaaatatttgttagtaaAAGCATACTTCTAATTCGTAATCTTGGttggttaaaaatataatcGTGCATACAGATAAGAGATAAAAGTGAATAAATGACATTAagcatttaattataaataagagtATAAACCTCGACAACATCAATGAAGTCTTGTTTTGAGAGAAAAGCACCAACCCATTTAGTATGATCAGCAGTCCTACATGTAGTAACAAACGTGTCAAAAGAATTGCTCAAAAATAATTGATACAAATCATCATACAAGATAAAACAACCCAATTATGAAGGATGGCTGAATCTCTGTTTTGTAAAACTGAAATTACAAGAGCACGATACTTTACCACTAGAACACTTTTCCAAGTTCCAACCTTTACAGAAAAAAgctacaaaacaaaaaaacagtACATTTACACCAACTAATCCATCTCTTACAAAACTTCACTAACCATCTTCAGATTCAATACCAAGAACTTTCAAATCAACAACActgataataaaatgaaaatttcgTCACTCTTTAAAATTGAGGAAAATTTCTGTTTCAAGAAATACCTTTCAATGGGAATGTTATTCATAAGTAAATCATCTATCACTAATTAAATGAACCAACCATGGATAAAACTCAAACGGGATGGGAGCATCGAAGCTAAAGAGCAAAAGAGTAGGGACCATACCCATAATCCATTTTCATGTGATGGGCATTGAAAAAAAACACCGTAGATGGTATCAAAGTGATGTCAAAATACTTGACATAGACCTGAATGTCCTCGGAGTCAACATCAACCAACGCCACAGTTGCAAACTTAGACACATCCCTCGCGGCCTTAGAAAGCTGTACCAACGAGAAACTACGGTTTGGAAAAGAgtgaaatttaagaaaagaaaatgattttgaaaaagaaacaacaaaattaaaatgtacTGAAGAGATACAGGAAGATAAACATACAATGTGATCTTGCTGGAGACAGGTAAGGTCAGAGGCACGACCAAAACGGAGGACCACAACCTTATCGAAGGTGTCTCTGATGATGGTATCCACCTCAATCTTCTTCGACAAAGTTGTTAAGAGCTCACTCATTTTccttcaataaatttatttagcaTTCAATCAAATTCAAGTACACTATGCTTTCGGCAAGTTTATCCAGACCAAGGTTATCAACATCCCGAGCACGTAGAATCTTTTGATCGCATTacgtaattttctttttcttaaaacaaaatttcgTATACTTTTGTGATTAGATGCATTTGATCCTAACCGAACCAATATTTTGTTGATTGGGTTGGCTTGGAttgaattttgaattgtttttttttttaatccgaACAAATCTAACTCAACAAAACATGATtagttcaaattttatttcctCCCAAATCTTACCAATAAGATGTCAGAGTCGTAGATAATACTGCAAGGGTGTAAACAGTACCATAAGGGTGCAAATAACAAAGttcaaaaaaacaaatcaatttcCCCTTTCTGCAGAACATGAAAATCTGCAGCCTCTTCCCCCTAAACCCTACCTCGTCCTCTTTTCTCTCTAACCCATACACCTCCACTATACCTCTTTTCGTCATCTTCTaacatttaatttcaaattccatTACGTCTCACAAAACGGGAAAGAGGAACACccttcttattttaaaattctattaCGTATTGAAAtgagaaaaacataaaagaataataCAAATTTCTGAATTTCGGTAGAACTAAAAATGATACAAGTGCTAGAAGAACGACCACAGACCAATGAAGACCAACATAATTAACAGAGGCAGAACACAAATAACTAAAACCAAAAGGCGCAccataaacaaaaaagaaaaatgtaagaacaGGGCACAGAggtgaaaaattgaaatgaaacgaAACAGAGGAACAAATTCAGGCcaagaaaaaacaatgaaacTTACTCATTGATGAAGAACACGAGAAAAAGCCGGACAAGAATAAGAACAAACCCAAGACACGAAGGAGAAATATATTTCTTCTCGCGTTGCGAACTGGGCTATGTCAAGATAACGGATTAGAAAACAACAATGTAAAAACGGGGCTTTGCTCTCTGCAccccataatttttaaaataattattatatatcggtataattactaatttggtatcCATTTTGTTTGTTAAGTTCAAATTGGTCTTTGTACGtttgttttgttcaatttagtacttcagttatctaaaaagattcaattttgTCATCTCCGTTCGGTTGGAGTTAATACCGTGTCTGTATAGGACAAGTGTTAAAccgtaaaatttttaatttttaattttttaaatttataaactgtAGTTTACCGTTGTACCACGTGATAACTTACCATCATGACATGTGACAGGggtaatagttattttcaatttactcatctatttaaatttttggttcaatttagtacctcaattctttaaaacaatataattttatcctttcaatttgaaaccaaattaataaataagttagtaaatttaataataacttatatatacatgttaaaataattgttctcgataaaaaataattagtaactCAATTGTTAAGAAATAATCAGCGCGGAATGTTGAGAGAGCAAACATGTGACATGTGACAACGGGTGATTTGAAGAATTTTAGAGGGGTGTAAAAGGTGATGGAGAAGGGGTGAGGatgttaaaaaatagaattggGCCAGGACAAAcaaaaagtgttaaaaaaaacaatttggaCTACAAGATAATATATAACCAAATAACATggacaaaataaaagaaaataagaaggtAAAGGAAAGGGAAAATATAGTTAAgggagaaattaaaaaaaaaaagtagggctaaaataaaaaggtaacaaaaaaacactttttaccctcattttataatctattttttgaaatttttgaaataaacatTATTTGTCCAGACAAAATTAACTGTTAGACAACcattggttttgtttttttttttcaaatcttaatTAGTTTTTCGTATTTTCATTATTCTcactttagttattttttttaaaatatgttgtaatttagtcatttttgttaatacAATATTAGTGTCCTTAACTAATATGTTATAAGTCAGCActtagattatttatttattttttattttattttttacttttaaaaaaatcatgtgtTAAATCACTGTCACGCAAGTGCCATGTGAAAAATATCAATTTCgttcttatatttgttattttatttcaatttcatttcattttttttaaatttaagcaaTTTCATCtctctaaattaaaacaaaatttaactatttatataaatgttataataatatttttatacaaattgatatttttaataaaggttcgtttatttatatttatattttacattacactttatttagatttttgttttaaaattttaaataaatgtatttattttaaattattataaacatgtttttaaattttacatttcaatttataaaggtTTTATTTGTATGCTTAATTATTCGGATGGTACACACTTTGGTACAAGTGTGTCGATCTAGtatccacttttaaaaaaatgtcaatggCATCCTAACTCTTGAAAAAAATTCTTCAATTAGGTTCCACATAAATTATTACCACCATTAATCACGTGTTATATGTCAGTgtgtggtttttttatttttaaatttttaatttttaattatttttttcaaaaataaaaataaaatgtcacgtgtcaagttccTAATAGTATTACATGACAATACAATATCACGTGTCGGTGTCACTATCATTGATCTCAatttagtatttatatatatatatatatatatatatatatatatatatatattaaaatgtgaagATATTAGGAAAAATTCAAAAGACATCCATGCTTGTTTTTGTGACATCACACGTGTCAACTTTTGATATCATAGTCATTTATCACACATTCCTTAGGTTTGACACGTgtatgatatttttgttttgttttatagtCATTTTTTCACAcatatcatatttatattattacattgaattatttatttttatttattttgaaataaaatatgtttttaaccaagtttttgaaaaacaataacattattttattattatattattattatcattattttcataatgacaattattttattgttattattttattattatgacaataattaatattaatattgttattattattattattattattattattattattattattattattattattattattattattattattattatcattattatcattattattattattatttttattattatcattattattattattattattattattattattatttttattattattattattattattattattattatcattattattattattatttttattattatcattattattattattattattattattattattattattattattattattattattattattattattattattattatttttattattattattattattattattattattattattattattattattattattattatcaactataaattTAAGATATCATGTATTTGGgaaaatccaaaaatattatagttggTTTTATGACATGtgtcgattttttttttgttttttagtcaTCTACCACATATCTCACACATATCCCCTAAGCGTGACACCGTATATGAGATTTTTGTGTTGTTGTCTAACCATTTTTCACACatctcatatttatattattatatttttttctagatTATTCTGAAATATAACAGGTTTTTAACCAAGTTTCtgaaaactaataatattacttttatattttgttattattagagCCGCCAAAGTGGGTCATAACACATGGACTAATCCGGTCTACCACGGATtcgggtcgggttgggttgaaacttttttacaaatttcagtaccTATCCGGCCCACCAAGAACCcggctcacccgggttgaacctGTGGTGGGCCAGGTTGACCCACCAACCCACAGTGACACACATTATGTTAGACTTTGTAataggttatttttttaaccaaacacattgatGGGTTGGCAAATGGAAACCTAGCTTCAActaataaaactataattattggaaaaaaatataattagtttgcTGAGAAAAGTATTGCATTCAATAAAAGATCGGATAAGCCACAATAATACTTTGATCTTAGAtagtaatttgtatttttatttatttattttggtttgtattggagtttaacatcattttgaattatattgatattgtattcaagtttatttgaattttgatatgaaatataattgttgacttaagaaaaaaaaattatatttttgtaattaagtgACCTAGTGAGCCtacccgtttaacccaccaacccgtggtggaccGAAATAGGTTCAAATTTTATGAGTCGGATTGGATTGATCCACTAAGTGACCAATCCGTGGTGGATCGAGTTTGGCCGGGCCGgacaacccattttgacaactctaattaatattatattatttgcgcgggatcatatttatttatattttaaaaacttataattatttttatatatttccttattcattaattattattttcttttattttctcaatttttggtcttaataaatattaatttatttcgtTTAGgttagttattataatttatttatttttatttttatttttattgaaatttattatcattattattattatttttatcatcattattattttttttttccatttaaaatttgaCATATGCCCATTTCTTTGATTTTTCTGTAAATACTATTTAATTGACCAATTTgacatgaaataattttaacttttcacGAAAGAAGTTGTAAAACAGCAGGAACCGATAAGAGTGTGATGCTCTATAAAACGTCATAAGGGTAGTAATGGTTCTATTAAAAGtgtaatatatataacttatcaacgtcacttttatttaattttcatatatcaaCACttttcgatatatatatatatatatatatatatatatatatatatattaaattgtttaaatttgaacatttttttgtttagaaattttaactacaacttattttatgttttttattttttacatgattATTCATATTTTACCATATACATCTTAGTTTTGCTTTCTATAATTTACTACTctaacataaaaagaaaaatcatactaaaataatattatttgttttcaattaattttataaaaacatatttgtgaTTAGTTATAGTTGGAGAAAATGTATCACCAGTTAAGAATATTAACACATCACCAGTTAAGAATCTCACTGtctttattcaaaaaattaCCTTAAGAGTGTCCAAATGATGAAAATGTGCAGAATACATAGATTACTATTTCATGCTCTTTGATCCCAAATACATTTACACTTTTTAAACAAGAATAAACTCAAACCTCATAACACTCTATTACAAAagtacaagaaaagaaaagtcaaatataaGCTTAAAATGTATTTGACTGGATAAGGAAGATGATAGACTTAAAGttcattatatagtcactaacattCATCCCTAAGTTATTCTAGGTGATGTAGAACTTTCaagacatattttttttatcaacccaATATAGTTACTTCATcttcttaaattattaaactttttatttatatattacattttaactATGCATATTTATAACCTATGATACATATATACGATATGTGTATGGGATATGATACATATACGcggatatgtttattttaaaaataataagatatgacacataatatatttatatcaaaaaataaacaatgattttttaaattctcataaataaattgtttattttaaaataattattactgttattaattttcttttgatacaaatataaaaaaaaaaaaagtacgcAAGGCTCCAAAACTATAATCATGATTGAAAGTTATAAAACAAGAGTCTGGGCATCCAGACATATCATCATTGAAAGTTAGAAATTAAGAGTATCCAACTAAGAGTATACAAATATAATCATGTATGTGAACCAATCCTTACAATTTAAAGGCTCTTTCACTGGTTGCACTAAAATGACATCTAGtccttttattcttttaagaCAAAGCTTTCAAAGTTTATATGATTCGTAATCATAACAATCCAAATATCCTTCATTACGtaatttgtttattcttttttctgatcaatatgaataaataaactttattcacaaaaattcatttttaatatttcattctcaAGTAAGAAAATggcataaaatattatgttgtcgtataatataataacatgaGATATTATTCCAAACAATAACATgacttaataattataatataggtttagttaattatttagcttttatatttggaattttaattttttttagtttctatatttttttatacaattgagttattatttcttaaataaaaataataattgagtttttacttttataaaaaataattaacatagtTCATTGCgttaaattagtaataatattatttgaaggTGTCCTGTATTAAATTATAAGTCTGTCCTGTATGAAAATTGAAgtcattttttactttaaaatttctcttattttgttggatttatattttatatttttcacatatgGATTATGGTTATAGTCATGgttattgagagattgtggtttcatatgattatatgacattagtcttacacatataagaccttagacaccacttttacactaaaattttaagacaatgttgttatgggtctttatttttatatagtgtttaactttgtctattatatCTAATGTGAAACTTCTGACTCACACTTTATTTCcaacatatttaaatatgtgacacttttcaataaaaaattatttaaattttgacgAAATGATAAACTTAGATTTTGACGAACTATACAATATTGATGTCAATCTAACTAAAATGACCACGTTGAACTTTTGACAAaactaaaaacttaattaaataaataaataaatataacgaGGAGAAAAACGAATCAAAAcctaaaaaatagtaataaagttAGTAATTAAAACTTATAACATAACTTGCTGTCGCATATGATAATGAAAAGGTATACCACCATAACATGAGATTGAAAGAATACAGAAAATGCATTGTACTGGGGGTGAATGACACCCCACGCCAACCATTATTCGTTCATGACTTTCTGGGAATAAGTTAATGTATGTCAAGGACGGACCTTGCATGTGACGGAGGCGAGTCACGGTTACCccatagtttatttattttattttttatatatattataaaattatatttatatatatgttatttttattatttaaaaaataaaataaaagttgattGGAAGAACATTAGTTAATAAAaggattataatttttttttaattttttcacaatGAGCAATCAAAAGAATGTGAGagtaaaaagaaagacaaagatATATAATGAGAAAGATATTAGAAATCAAAGAAATAGAAGAACCCAATCTCATAAatcctattatgatttatatggattaaatttatgatttttccaaattaatataaacctaaattataattttaaagattttttaatgaaattggtataaatcctaattatattttctataatttttaaattgtaaaatttagcgattttgtattttttgcggctgtatatagtaaaatttgtaaaattttatgactGCATCTTCAGCTGTATTACAAATACCTCTGCGCATGGTAAGTTAGTTGAATagttttaaattagaataaaagtTAGAATATTCATGTTGcttaaattcaataaattagaacaattagaaattaaaaaaatgtgaatcaCAATGTAAAAATggtttaaatataagaaataaaaaaaattttaattaaaaaaattatatattaaaatttaatttgtcaTCCTTATAATTTTTTCCAACTTCCGTCACTTTGGATTCCTGCAAATCTTTTACTTTTTCGCTTTACTTATTGTATACcgtgatattttttatactcaataataaaatctcaattttttaatatcttcgtattttaatttaaaatattacattattttattaaaatgagtattctttaagattattaaaataacattttcacttaattatttatatatatatatatatatatatatatatatatatatatatatatataagtaactaatgaatattttatgataatattaatatttaaactaataaataatacttttatctACAACAATATAGTGAGAGATTTCCTCTGTTGTATCCTGTAACATCCAAATTTCAGTATCTTAGaactaataataataggaagtttcatcatagttccaaaacagataatc is a window from the Vigna unguiculata cultivar IT97K-499-35 chromosome 7, ASM411807v1, whole genome shotgun sequence genome containing:
- the LOC114190232 gene encoding thioredoxin-like protein 4B isoform X2 — its product is MSELLTTLSKKIEVDTIIRDTFDKVVVLRFGRASDLTCLQQDHILSKAARDVSKFATVALVDVDSEDIQVYVKYFDITLIPSTVFFFNAHHMKMDYGTADHTKWVGAFLSKQDFIDVVEKLILSG
- the LOC114190232 gene encoding thioredoxin-like protein 4B isoform X1; its protein translation is MSELLTTLSKKIEVDTIIRDTFDKVVVLRFGRASDLTCLQQDHILSKAARDVSKFATVALVDVDSEDIQVYVKYFDITLIPSTVFFFNAHHMKMDYGTADHTKWVGAFLSKQDFIDVVEAIFRGAMKGKLIVNSPLPPERIPKFQILYKDV